A genomic window from Maylandia zebra isolate NMK-2024a linkage group LG20, Mzebra_GT3a, whole genome shotgun sequence includes:
- the spo11 gene encoding meiotic recombination protein SPO11 isoform X2: MESRAAHFCSEIDKLHAKLLINVGVTTDWQRAEKEINHQEILNRIESIILEIVTSLSKAEAPVLALPNRSSWANISFDSAIGLQMSSRQSVTTIRADCPSSVTKFAQILKILSVIYRLVQSNSYATKRDIYYNNTKLFGSQKAVDSIVDDISCMLKVPRRSLHVLATSKGLISGDLCYMEEDGTRIDCHSSSTAVSVSSNISGIKNIVSSAKFVMIIEKDATFQRLLDDDFCTKISPCIIITGKGVPDVNSRLMVKRLWDELHIPIFALVDADPHGIEIMCIYKYGSVAMSFEAHSLTVPSVMWLGLLPSDLQRLRVPKDALIPLTKRDESKLCSLLERPYLTSQPEWQKEMKLMQQSKVKAEIQSLTAIAPDFLTQIYLPNKLRYGGWI, from the exons ATGGAATCCCGTGCGGCTCATTTTTGTTCTGAAATTGATAAGCTCCATGCAAAACTGTTGATCAACGTGGGAGTCACGACAGACTGGCAGCGtgctgaaaaagaaatcaaCCA CCAGGAAATTTTAAACCGAATTGAAAGCATAATCCTGGAAATAGTCACCAGTCTGTCCAAAGCTGAGGCCCCTGTCCTGGCGCTGCCCAACAGATCCAGCTGGGCCAACATAAG CTTTGACAGTGCCATTGGGCTTCAGATGAGTTCAAGACAGTCTGTCACCACCATTAGGGCCGACTGCCCTTCATCTGTCACTAAATTTG CCCAGATTCTCAAGATTCTCTCAGTCATCTACAGGCTTGTCCAGAGCAACTCATATGCTACAAAAAG AGACATCTATTACAACAACACAAAGCTCTTTGGTTCACAGAAAGCTGTTGATAGTATCGTAGATGACATCTCCTGCATGCTAAAGGTTCCTCGCAGATCACTACATGTG TTGGCCACATCCAAGGGATTGATCTCAGGTGACCTGTGTTATATGGAGGAGGACGGCACGAGGATTGACTGCCACTCCAGCTCAACT gcTGTCTCAGTTTCATCGAACATCAGTGGAATTAAAA ATattgtatcatctgcaaaatTTGTCATGATCATCGAGAAGGATGCGACGTTCCAGAGACTTCTGGATGATGACTTCTGCACAAAGATCTCCCCTTGCATCATTATCACA GGTAAAGGTGTGCCAGATGTGAACAGCAGGCTGATGGTGAAAAGGCTTTGGGATGAGCTGCACATCCCCATCTTTGCCCTCGTGGATGCTGATCCTCATG GCATTGAAATCATGTGCATCTACAAGTATGGATCAGTG GCAATGTCGTTTGAGGCCCACAGTCTGACCGTCCCCAGCGTTATGTGGCTAGGCCTCCTCCCCTCTGACCTACAGAG gttGCGGGTTCCCAAGGACGCTCTGATCCCACTTACCAAGAGAGATGAAAGCAAACTCTGCAGCCTCCTTGAAAGGCCGTATTTAACCAGCCAACCAGAGTGGCAGAAAGAG ATGAAACTGATGCAGCAAAGTAAAGTAAAGGCTGAAATACAGTCTTTGACAGCTATAGCTCCTGACTTCCTCACACAAATCTACCTGCCCAACAAGCTGCGCTATGGAGGCTGGATATGA
- the spo11 gene encoding meiotic recombination protein SPO11 isoform X1, with translation MESRAAHFCSEIDKLHAKLLINVGVTTDWQRAEKEINHQEILNRIESIILEIVTSLSKAEAPVLALPNRSSWANISFDSAIGLQMSSRQSVTTIRADCPSSVTKFAQILKILSVIYRLVQSNSYATKSVCLHRDIYYNNTKLFGSQKAVDSIVDDISCMLKVPRRSLHVLATSKGLISGDLCYMEEDGTRIDCHSSSTAVSVSSNISGIKNIVSSAKFVMIIEKDATFQRLLDDDFCTKISPCIIITGKGVPDVNSRLMVKRLWDELHIPIFALVDADPHGIEIMCIYKYGSVAMSFEAHSLTVPSVMWLGLLPSDLQRLRVPKDALIPLTKRDESKLCSLLERPYLTSQPEWQKEMKLMQQSKVKAEIQSLTAIAPDFLTQIYLPNKLRYGGWI, from the exons ATGGAATCCCGTGCGGCTCATTTTTGTTCTGAAATTGATAAGCTCCATGCAAAACTGTTGATCAACGTGGGAGTCACGACAGACTGGCAGCGtgctgaaaaagaaatcaaCCA CCAGGAAATTTTAAACCGAATTGAAAGCATAATCCTGGAAATAGTCACCAGTCTGTCCAAAGCTGAGGCCCCTGTCCTGGCGCTGCCCAACAGATCCAGCTGGGCCAACATAAG CTTTGACAGTGCCATTGGGCTTCAGATGAGTTCAAGACAGTCTGTCACCACCATTAGGGCCGACTGCCCTTCATCTGTCACTAAATTTG CCCAGATTCTCAAGATTCTCTCAGTCATCTACAGGCTTGTCCAGAGCAACTCATATGCTACAAAAAG TGTTTGTCTCCACAGAGACATCTATTACAACAACACAAAGCTCTTTGGTTCACAGAAAGCTGTTGATAGTATCGTAGATGACATCTCCTGCATGCTAAAGGTTCCTCGCAGATCACTACATGTG TTGGCCACATCCAAGGGATTGATCTCAGGTGACCTGTGTTATATGGAGGAGGACGGCACGAGGATTGACTGCCACTCCAGCTCAACT gcTGTCTCAGTTTCATCGAACATCAGTGGAATTAAAA ATattgtatcatctgcaaaatTTGTCATGATCATCGAGAAGGATGCGACGTTCCAGAGACTTCTGGATGATGACTTCTGCACAAAGATCTCCCCTTGCATCATTATCACA GGTAAAGGTGTGCCAGATGTGAACAGCAGGCTGATGGTGAAAAGGCTTTGGGATGAGCTGCACATCCCCATCTTTGCCCTCGTGGATGCTGATCCTCATG GCATTGAAATCATGTGCATCTACAAGTATGGATCAGTG GCAATGTCGTTTGAGGCCCACAGTCTGACCGTCCCCAGCGTTATGTGGCTAGGCCTCCTCCCCTCTGACCTACAGAG gttGCGGGTTCCCAAGGACGCTCTGATCCCACTTACCAAGAGAGATGAAAGCAAACTCTGCAGCCTCCTTGAAAGGCCGTATTTAACCAGCCAACCAGAGTGGCAGAAAGAG ATGAAACTGATGCAGCAAAGTAAAGTAAAGGCTGAAATACAGTCTTTGACAGCTATAGCTCCTGACTTCCTCACACAAATCTACCTGCCCAACAAGCTGCGCTATGGAGGCTGGATATGA